ATGCGGTCCACATGATTAAGTTAAAGAAACAGCGACTACTCTACATGAATGTAGGTTAAAGGGGAAGGTATCAATGGCGTTATTGAAACAAAATAGTTAGTTCCAGCTGAGAATCTTTTCAGTAGgatggtgaaaaaaaacactggaacTTGTCAGGACTGAGGATCAGTGCTATGTCTCAAGGAGAAAGAACAAAGACACATTAAAATCGTCCCCACTATGCTTACAATGAGGTATGATGGTGCCTCAGTAGAGCCTGTAGATTGGGGGAAAACATGGATTTAACAAGCTAACTAGAAGCACTTGGAGTCACCTGGTGTCAATGTGAGAGTTGAAGTTTGGCCTTCATTGGATCTACCAGCAGGATAGTGATCCCAAGCACACCTCAAAATCCACCAACACACCCTTTAAGAGAAAAGGGATGTGTTGGACGGCAGAATGGCCATTATAGTTGTcgtaatttaattaaaactctttcctttaatttaaaaaaggaggagaaTTTTATTGAACTGACGACCTTTACACAGCAGTTGGCTCAGTTACAAAATTAGTTGCAATTGAGCAAAATACAACTAATTCTACTTAGCTTAGCTCAGCAATTTAATGTGCTGAGCTATTCAAATTGccttatttgatttgtttgttgcaAACACATGTTAAGTGaatttttttaccaaaacacCTAATTTAACGTGAGGCTAAATAactaaaaagagagaaaaaaaagtttgtttttctcttttcctgcaCTTTATTTTCACCCACCTCTTTGCACCAGTCTGGTTGGCTGGTTAAGTATGGCCTCTTCAGCAGACTGTTGAGCTTGTTTTCATCTGTCTTGGTAAGAGGAATCAGGGAATCCTCAGGAACCCTTAACCTAAGGCAAGTAATTTTCATTTCACATTACTGATTGGTGTAATCACCTAAAACTATTTCTTCTGccaaacatttctggatttgtaaggcacaaaataagaaattaggtcagttaaagaaaacaagaaaaagatgCAGACTACAATTAAATACATCtcaaaaagcttttttccccTAAATTTGTTGAAACTGATGTATACTTAAAATGCCATATAGTCTCAAGTGCAGTCccttgaggggaaaaaagaggtaAACAGCaactgaaaccaaaacaaacaatttaaatgtcCTCCGAATATAATTCCAATTGGAGGCAGGAGGAGGAAATAGGAAGTAGCAAATTGTGATTCCAAACCTCTGCAGGTCAGAAGGGAGAAGGCCAAGCCACATAACGCTTGGGACGGTCAGACTGTGGGCCTCAAATGACATTGACTGTGGAAAAAACCACTCAATTACACAAAATCTCTCCAATGCACACATATTCAATGTGGTTTTATGTTCAAGAatgatttacaaataaaacagggATGGATACACAAACATAACCAATGAAAATGCAGTTAATCTACTTCCTAAAAATGATCACTCCACACACAGCTACTGTAAACATTCTGAGACTTGAGTTTGTCCTTTACCAGACACCAAATGGAGCATTGCAGAGTATAGAAATAACACAGCACTTACCACTGATCCATACTTGTAGATACACATGATCTCAATGCCTGAAAACAttcagagagagacagacaccGACATACCAGAAGAATTATCCTCTGAGATGTGAAACAGAACTTTGACCAGAATAAAACATTACATGTGTGTCTGGCCATGCAACTAGAACAAGGTTGAAAGTATCAAGAGTTTCCGAGGGGAGAGGTACTAATAGCCAAACTAAGCACAGCgctttgcaaaaatatctgTAGTTCTCTAAATGTTCATGTTACACCgacaaactttgtattttataaagattttatacaacaaacacaaattaacacataactgtgaagtgaaataaaatatgtgctGCTTATATTTACCAAATTACAATAGAAGAAAAGTGGTCTGCATCACCACGTCACtgtgaacacaccatccccacagtgaaacatgctGGTGGAATCATGCTGTGAGGAAACTTGTTTTCCCACCAGACATGGAAGAGAGTCAGAATGAACGGGAAGGAAACTGTCTCTGTGATGGGTggtttttgaaaacaatgttttgtagCTGAAGGTAAATGTCTTAATAGTTTGTGTCCAGAATGTGTGAGGTCTGCAAAGATGCGAGCTGTCCTTCTCCTCAACCTAGAAGATTAGCCCTGATTAGTCTCTCTCCAGATCTACGTAACTAAATACAGAACAGTactgaagaaaacctgttgacATGGAGCAGAGGTTCTTCAGCTTAACAATGGCCTTAATCTAACAACCTTAGTTTTTTTGCTCttcaaatgtgcaaagctggaaCTGAAGACCCCTGAAAGACCTGCAGCTGCAGGTAGTGAAAGGTGCAGGCACAAACTACTGATTCACAGGTGATGAACACGAATGTATTCCAAACTTTTCACACctttaatagtaaaaaaaaaaagaaaacccagtgTCATTTTCCTTGCATGTTCCAATTATGCACaaccttgtgttggtctaccacatagaaacacaataaaatacaaggAGGTGTGTAGCAGTAtggatatttttgcaaaataccaTTCTGTATAGATGCTAATATGTGCTGACTTAGCAAGACATGCAACCCAGCTGTGTTTGTCAAGAGATGAAAGGAGAGCCATCCTGATAGATGTGGTGAGCTATGCAAAGCATGCGTGAGAGTGAAGCTGATCTGCATTCAGATAAATTATCTGTACCATGAGGGTCAGCATCCACCAGGGCGAAGATGGGAATGTGTAACGTATCCCACAGCTTCCTCACCATCAGTCTGCTGTTCACATCTGGCACACCTTTACCCTAACTCACACAAAATCAGTATAAAATTTATTGTGACTagagttacataaaaaaaaagactacgtgtttttttgtttttttttaaagacaaactgtGATTAGGATGCAAGGAGAAAGCTTTGTGCAGAGGTCATCATCTAGGAGCCGCTGGAATGTTGCATCCTTCTCTACAATCATGATAAATTTAGCTGATGATAcaatatctgaaaataattaaGACTTTAATAATTAAGACACATTTTGTCCAATAACAAAAAAGACTTAAGAATGTATACTTAAGACTGAGCTGACTTTTAAAGGATACTTTTAATTCCACCGATGTTTGAGGAAATGGAAACagcctgaaaaaaaacaaccaaaacaaatacagggCTATAAATACTGGTTTACAAAGGGCAACGTCTCATGAAGTCAGTTTGATTCACCAAAAAGGATCCATGTGGAGATGTTGACACATCATGGAGCTGTATAGCAAATTTTGCATAGTGTATAGTACTGAGACATGCACTCAGAGTGTTCCTGTCAACAGTACAAGACCATGTGGTGAGCTGGTGACAGCAATGTGCTGGAAAAAGTGCCAATGAGGCATAAAATAGCAACACAGAAGCTGGCTAATTACCTTACTTAAATAGTGCTGTATGATGTGGGGAAACATTTAAGCAGAGTATTTGTTTCAAAGTAAACTAtcataaatacttttaatgagaatttgttttttttttacattcgaCACATGGAGTTAATAAGAGTCCTTTTACTGTGTCAGAAAATGTGCTGACAGAGAAAGAGGTTTAAGAGATTGTTCAAGCATGTATGTCTGTCTAGTATCACTAATTCATTTTAGTCATTGCACATCATGACCCTATTTGCACTTTGTTCTTCGCTGTAATGGAAAATGTAACCATGGAGAGCAGAATGTTTAAACTAAGCTTCTAATAGGTTATTAGGTTGTTTTCCTCATTATTTCTCTTCATGCATAACAGAAACCGGTactgcagaacaaaacaaacaggcaTGGCCAATTCTTAACATCTGCACATATATGTAGAGTTAATTTAATTCCCATTGCAGGTCATTATTCAGATGCTATAATAAGTTCTACATACTATGTTGTTTCTGAAAGCAAAACTTAAAATTGAATAGATGGATTGATCATGGACGATTACTAGCATATCATGTACTATTTGGTAGTTGAAGTGAAGATGACAAATGTAATTGTTTAACTGGGATAGCGTGTCAAAGTTGATGGGAAGAGGAGCTAAATAAAAGGGAATGCtgaaacaaatatgttaaaggGTGCAAAAGTCTTGAAACTGGGGCAGCAGTTCGCCTCCCAGCAGGACAGCAACCCTGGACATAAAGTCTGACTGATACACTACTTTAGATCAAAGTATATTTGTGCATTAAAACGGCTcaatcaaagttcagatctaaatCAAAGTGAGAATCTGTGCCAAGAAAATGCCCCTAAATATTAGTTTCTAGTTGTACAAAGCTAGTGGAgatatgccaaaaaaaaaaaaaactgaggctGTGTACactttgtagaaatgtagtTCTACAAAGTGTTGTCTCAGGGGTAAACAGAAATTATATTGGGCTACCTTGAAAAAccctaatatttttttaagtttgtggCTATAACAAGGCAAAATCGCTAAATATTCAACCCATGTGAAGCATTAGATCTGTTGTATATCCAGGAAGAGTTGATATTAGAGGAagtgcattttatattttgggaAACTTACTGCTGAGGTGGGGTGGCAGTCAACTCTTGTTCCATCCTCCTCCAAATAACACAGATCACCAGAAATTAAGCCCTTGGATGTGGCCAACTGCAGACCAAcaatacacaaacacatacaatgACTTTATGAACTCCACATCAATTCTATCTTTGTTTGATCAGTAACACCATTATTTACTTCACAGGTGTTTCCTGAACTATGAAGTGgagcaaaaatgaaatatgGCACTAATGTAAAAGATTTCATATGTTAGATTTTAGCTAATATCCAAAAGAATTCTGCTACAAGCTTTTAATATAAGAGGTTTGCATTTTCTGCCAAGCAGTCACTGAATTATGTAAACCATCTGTCAGACTGAAATGAATATGCACACGTACCACATGTAGTGATCTGCGAGGAACCTTCAGCATGCAGGAGATGTCATCTATTATACTATCCACAGTTCTCTGTGACCCAAACAGCTGTATGTTGTTGTAATATATGTCCCTGTGGAAGAAAACTTCAAAGTGAGCACATTTAAGAAATGCCGCCTTTTCTTTGTAAAACCACTAAACAAGGATATcggaatgtaaaaaaaaaaagactttttttttatttggcttttgGGAAATTCACTGACGACAAATGACCTTTTCGTAGCATAAGAGTTGCTCTGCACCAGCCTGTAGATGACGGAAAGAATCTTCAAAATTTGCGCTTTGAACAGAGAAAtacatgttttgttatttatatttcactCACAATCATCAATTCTTTTCTCGTTTTACAagacaggaggagaaaagaaaccCAGAAAATAATCTCCTCTTTTCCATGTGAACTGATCCTTAAAAGCCTCTTTCAACATGTTCTGTCTCTGCCAATTTGTCACCTAAAACTAAGTCTGACTTTTACTGCCGTCTGTGCAGTTTATTCATATGTTTATAATGAATACAAATTAAAGCCACATGAAGAACCACACAGCTGGAAATAACttttgactaaaaacaagcGGGAGAGTTCAATTTGAAGCTGATGTGGAAGAAGTGTGGGTATTTTCTCACCAAATTTAGTAACAGATGAAGAACAGTCGCTCCTAATGGAGGTGACAGAATGCCCTGACCTCATCTGAAGCCCGACAGCACTGTCAAAACTTTGTgccgaacaaaaaaaaaaaaaaagtaattaaaatccatttacaatatgctgtgtttatttttagagccACCTGTGAGAAGATTCCAGTTTACCTCTCCCTCCTGACTCCCtcagctttttacatttttacaatgaACTAAGACAAGTTTTGATTCAAAGAAGACTGACAGTGAGTCTTTGTTCATAACATGAGATCACCACAACCCAGTCATTTTAAAGCTCTTTATGGGTTTGCATGTGTCTTCCTTATCACTGTCATCTTTTATTGAACAGAAAGCTATTAAAGCTTCAATCGTGTTGACTGAACAGGGCACGTACTATGCAAATCCATGGCCGCACTTCCtcttaagaaaatgaaaaaaatttaatcatcACGTACAATACTTTTAAATAGGATGGGATCATATTGTGATGTTGCTGGAGAAGGGTGGGTTTAAATAAGTTTATATTTCTACCCACTCCTTTCAATGTTCAATGTATTCAATACATTTCAATAAGTTTCAAAATACGAAATTTTGAAGGCTTTGCTTCATGTTAAAAGTTTagtgtgtgtattttaatttatttgatgattccttgtgtttatgtttgaaaGTGGAGCTCGCTTTCCACACAGTGAAGAATCATGGCTTTATAACCAATAAATACACACTTATTTACATTCAAGCCATGGCCTAGAATGAGATTATTATGGTATGATTATTCAAATTATATACACAACAGTATTTTAGTATTACTGAATTGATTCAGAAATgtattaccaaaatgtttaacatgatcctttttaaaatttcaaaccaaaaaaactataataatTCCTATTACTGTTAAAATACTGTAGCATTTTGATTATTAAAGGTATAATAATAttgtctttaatatttttgtaagtaTGTGTATTCATCTTTCTAGAAAGataaaagataaacataaaagcatttattcAGACAGCTGTCATGCAAAATGGACAGTGCTGTGTTACTCTGTGTTCCATACAAGCAGAAAAAATTATGATGGCTTTAGAGAAAGCGTTATCGTTCTCCAGAATCTAATTAAATGTTCTACAAAGTGTGTAAATTACATGAAGAAATCTGTTAGTAATTCTGAAATTGTAGGTTTTTAAAACCTTGGTTTGCAAGTTCCAAGTGTAGTTCACTTCATCAATAATCTtctacaaata
The genomic region above belongs to Xiphophorus maculatus strain JP 163 A chromosome 1, X_maculatus-5.0-male, whole genome shotgun sequence and contains:
- the spo11 gene encoding meiotic recombination protein SPO11, with the translated sequence MSAFEAQFFSEIDKLRVQLLNNVDIIAENQRAVEETSQDGILTQIEDVILGIMTSLSRDEVPILVLPNRSSWANISFDSAVGLQMRSGHSVTSIRSDCSSSVTKFAQILKILSVIYRLVQSNSYATKRDIYYNNIQLFGSQRTVDSIIDDISCMLKVPRRSLHVLATSKGLISGDLCYLEEDGTRVDCHPTSAAVSISSNIGGIKNIVSSAKFIMIVEKDATFQRLLDDDLCTKLSPCILITGKGVPDVNSRLMVRKLWDTLHIPIFALVDADPHGIEIMCIYKYGSVSMSFEAHSLTVPSVMWLGLLPSDLQRLRVPEDSLIPLTKTDENKLNSLLKRPYLTSQPDWCKEIELMQQSKVKAELQSLSSIAPDFLSNIYLPNKLRYGGWL